A single region of the Gemmatimonadaceae bacterium genome encodes:
- a CDS encoding YicC/YloC family endoribonuclease, translated as MTGFGSSEGKVGSLRVSVELRTVNHRFFNPSIKLPAAFSKWEGDVREILRQRIARGHAALTARVDRDSTPAGGINEARFAEYVAVLRGLQERHGLTGGLDAATVLSLPDVVNLVSHEGDDGSVDELLAVVERAVASLLAMRSEEGARLAGFLLERINLVAASVDRIAERAPIRLAEHGTRLRKSVRELAGAANVDPQRLAQEVAILADRMDISEEIDRFKAHIDAFCNTLDETESDAVGKRLGFLLQEMVREANTMGSKAADAPILGEVVSIKEELERIREQVENVE; from the coding sequence ATGACGGGGTTCGGGTCGTCGGAGGGCAAGGTGGGATCCCTCCGGGTCAGCGTAGAGCTGCGGACCGTAAATCACCGGTTCTTCAACCCGAGCATCAAGCTTCCCGCCGCCTTCAGCAAGTGGGAAGGGGACGTGCGGGAGATACTGCGGCAGCGAATCGCCCGCGGTCATGCCGCGCTCACGGCCCGGGTTGATCGGGATAGCACGCCAGCCGGGGGGATAAACGAGGCGCGCTTCGCCGAGTATGTCGCAGTCCTTCGCGGCCTGCAGGAGAGGCACGGCCTTACCGGCGGCCTCGATGCCGCCACCGTACTTTCGCTGCCCGACGTCGTGAATCTCGTGAGTCACGAGGGCGACGATGGCTCGGTGGACGAGCTACTTGCAGTGGTCGAAAGGGCAGTTGCGTCATTGCTCGCGATGCGCTCCGAGGAGGGCGCGCGCCTCGCTGGATTTCTCCTCGAGAGGATTAACCTCGTCGCCGCTTCTGTGGACCGGATCGCCGAACGAGCCCCCATTCGGTTGGCGGAGCACGGCACACGGCTCCGCAAATCGGTTCGCGAGCTGGCAGGAGCCGCGAACGTCGATCCCCAGAGGCTGGCGCAGGAGGTCGCGATCCTCGCCGACCGGATGGATATCTCCGAGGAAATCGACAGGTTCAAGGCGCACATCGACGCCTTCTGTAACACGCTCGACGAAACGGAAAGCGACGCGGTTGGCAAGCGGCTCGGCTTTCTTCTGCAGGAGATGGTCAGAGAAGCGAATACGATGGGAAGCAAGGCAGCCGACGCGCCCATTCTCGGCGAAGTGGTCAGCATCAAGGAAGAGCTGGAGAGAATCCGCGAGCAGGTAGAGAACGTAGAGTGA
- a CDS encoding efflux RND transporter permease subunit: MFLSNVSIKRPVFATMMMAALVVLGIVSYGKLAIDEYPDITYPIVIAQTSYPGASPEVMERDISRPIEEALNTVQGLKEINSTSLNGISIVRLTLNLDVDVLAAQQDVQAKVARIRRTLPPEIEEPIINHFDPNSRPIISVAIQSGDRPIRELTSLAEEVISPRLQAIPGVGGINVSGGETRQIRIELDPAAMKSYGIGPPQVIAALSRENQEVPAGRIQQGDTERLIRVTGRVVNPAAFASIAVAIRGGVPIRLGDVAKVVDGSADKRTAALLDNTPALAIDVLKISGSNTVAVADSVRAAAADLRRQLPADVQLRVIRDDSRRIRESLEDVELNIILGAVLTIAIIYLFLNSWRSTIITGLTLPVSIISAFFIMWVFDFTVNTMTLLALSLAIGLLIDDAIVVRENIVRHVHMGKGHVRAAQEGTDEIGLAVVSTSLAVVAVFVPVAFMGGMIGKIFFQFGVTVTFAVLVSLFVSFTLDPMLSSVWPDPAGESAHSGKAVRTRNPIRRVGLAFDAWFERTANKYPPLLSWALGHRALVMAGAVGSIVAAGLIYPYLGFTWLPDVDGGEFNVRVSTPPGSSLSYTVSKAQEVSSFLRSQPETEFTYTTIGGGFRGTPNNGSIYVRLRPKGERERSQEEIQGALRGKLSQMAGVRPVITGTPSIFGGFRQPIIVNVQGPEETRLKVAAEQVLNLIRETPGAAEPNSSDEGQIPQLDVNVDRQQAWAAGLGINSIAGTLQPLFAGQRATRWEDPQGFSHDVVVVYPDSLRKTASDVANIAIPAGTVDPSTGQPPMIPLSQVADVQTSLAPQQIDRRNLERQVSISAGVMPGFAMGAVADAVRAGIDSLGLPVGYHAQFTGDVQNLTETKGFVLAALGLAVIFIYLILASLFGSFFQPLAIMLALPLSFIGVALALLLTNGSINVMTMIGIIMLMGLVTKNGILLIDFANQQREKGHSRDEALLIAGRIRLRPIIMTTTAMIFGMIPLALALGAGAEQRAPMARAVIGGLITSTLLTLLVVPVMSTLLDDGVTLLRTRLPDAVRRLRTRRIAPTRAPVPRPRPAGEPGIAALERAEKIALDVR; encoded by the coding sequence ATGTTTCTCTCGAACGTCTCGATCAAGCGGCCGGTATTCGCAACCATGATGATGGCTGCTCTCGTCGTCCTTGGCATCGTCTCCTATGGCAAGCTGGCGATCGACGAATACCCGGACATCACTTACCCGATCGTCATCGCGCAGACGAGTTACCCCGGCGCATCCCCCGAGGTGATGGAGAGGGACATCTCGCGCCCCATCGAGGAAGCGCTGAACACAGTGCAGGGGTTGAAGGAGATCAATTCGACTTCGCTCAACGGCATTTCGATCGTTCGGCTAACACTGAATCTCGACGTTGACGTTCTTGCCGCTCAACAGGATGTGCAGGCGAAAGTCGCCCGCATCCGCCGCACGCTGCCTCCGGAGATCGAAGAGCCAATAATCAATCACTTCGATCCAAACAGCCGACCGATCATATCGGTGGCGATCCAGAGTGGCGACCGCCCGATTCGCGAGCTGACGAGCCTCGCCGAAGAGGTGATATCGCCACGACTTCAGGCAATACCCGGCGTTGGCGGCATAAACGTTTCTGGTGGCGAGACGCGGCAGATCAGGATCGAGCTCGATCCGGCGGCGATGAAGTCATATGGTATCGGGCCGCCACAGGTGATCGCGGCGCTCAGCCGTGAGAATCAGGAGGTACCGGCCGGCCGCATTCAGCAGGGAGACACGGAGCGGCTCATCCGGGTGACCGGACGAGTGGTGAACCCCGCCGCGTTCGCGAGTATCGCCGTAGCGATCCGTGGCGGTGTTCCGATTCGCCTTGGAGACGTTGCGAAAGTCGTGGATGGATCCGCGGACAAGCGGACTGCGGCGCTCCTCGACAACACTCCCGCGCTGGCCATCGACGTTCTGAAGATCTCGGGGTCGAACACCGTCGCCGTTGCCGATTCCGTGCGCGCCGCGGCGGCGGACCTGCGGCGACAGCTTCCCGCAGACGTTCAGCTGCGCGTGATTCGCGACGATTCGAGGCGCATTCGCGAGTCTCTCGAGGACGTCGAGCTCAACATCATCCTCGGCGCGGTTCTGACGATCGCCATCATCTACCTGTTCCTGAACTCGTGGCGCTCGACGATCATCACCGGCCTGACACTGCCGGTGAGCATCATCTCGGCTTTCTTCATCATGTGGGTGTTCGACTTCACGGTGAACACCATGACGCTGCTGGCGCTCTCGCTCGCGATCGGACTGTTGATCGACGACGCCATTGTCGTTCGCGAGAACATCGTCAGGCACGTCCACATGGGTAAGGGTCACGTTCGTGCCGCGCAGGAAGGAACCGACGAGATCGGCCTCGCCGTCGTGTCCACCTCGCTCGCGGTAGTCGCCGTGTTCGTTCCCGTTGCGTTCATGGGCGGAATGATCGGCAAGATCTTTTTCCAGTTTGGCGTCACCGTCACGTTCGCTGTTCTGGTATCGCTGTTCGTGTCGTTCACTCTCGACCCGATGCTGTCCAGCGTCTGGCCGGACCCCGCAGGTGAGAGCGCGCATTCCGGCAAGGCGGTAAGGACAAGAAATCCAATCCGCCGGGTAGGACTCGCGTTCGACGCCTGGTTCGAGAGAACGGCGAACAAGTACCCTCCGCTGCTCTCGTGGGCCCTGGGCCACCGCGCGTTAGTGATGGCGGGTGCTGTAGGATCGATCGTCGCTGCAGGGTTGATCTACCCGTACCTCGGATTCACCTGGCTGCCGGACGTGGACGGCGGCGAATTCAACGTTCGAGTGTCAACGCCACCGGGCTCGAGTCTTTCGTACACGGTGTCAAAGGCGCAGGAAGTGAGCTCGTTCCTCAGATCTCAGCCCGAAACCGAATTCACCTACACGACCATCGGTGGAGGGTTCAGGGGAACGCCCAACAACGGGAGCATTTACGTACGCCTCCGCCCGAAGGGCGAGCGCGAGCGATCGCAGGAAGAGATACAGGGTGCTCTGCGCGGAAAACTTTCTCAGATGGCGGGTGTGCGCCCTGTCATCACCGGGACGCCATCCATCTTCGGCGGATTCCGTCAGCCGATAATCGTCAACGTGCAGGGGCCCGAGGAGACCCGGCTCAAGGTTGCGGCGGAGCAGGTGTTGAATCTGATCAGGGAGACCCCCGGCGCAGCGGAGCCCAATTCCAGTGACGAGGGACAGATTCCACAGCTCGACGTAAACGTCGATCGCCAGCAGGCGTGGGCCGCGGGGCTCGGCATCAACTCAATTGCCGGAACTCTGCAGCCGCTTTTTGCGGGACAGCGTGCTACGCGCTGGGAGGATCCGCAGGGCTTTTCTCACGACGTCGTTGTCGTGTATCCCGATTCACTGCGCAAGACGGCATCCGATGTTGCGAACATTGCGATTCCCGCGGGCACCGTCGATCCGAGCACCGGTCAGCCGCCGATGATTCCGCTCTCACAGGTGGCGGACGTGCAGACTAGCCTGGCGCCGCAACAGATCGACCGCCGCAATCTCGAGCGACAAGTCTCCATCTCCGCCGGCGTCATGCCCGGCTTCGCGATGGGAGCAGTCGCCGACGCGGTTCGCGCCGGCATCGACTCACTTGGACTGCCTGTGGGATACCATGCCCAGTTCACCGGCGACGTGCAGAATCTGACGGAGACGAAAGGTTTTGTCCTCGCGGCTCTGGGGCTCGCCGTCATCTTCATATATCTGATCCTGGCTTCGCTCTTCGGCTCGTTCTTCCAGCCGCTCGCGATCATGCTTGCTCTGCCATTGAGCTTCATCGGCGTAGCGCTGGCACTGCTGTTGACGAATGGAAGCATCAACGTGATGACGATGATCGGAATCATCATGCTGATGGGTCTCGTGACGAAGAATGGAATCCTGCTGATTGATTTTGCGAATCAGCAGCGTGAGAAGGGACATTCGCGCGATGAGGCACTTCTGATCGCCGGGAGAATCAGGCTTCGTCCGATCATCATGACGACAACCGCGATGATTTTCGGGATGATCCCACTCGCTCTCGCGCTGGGCGCGGGCGCGGAGCAGCGTGCTCCGATGGCGCGCGCCGTCATCGGCGGATTGATCACATCGACTCTTTTGACTCTGCTCGTTGTTCCGGTGATGTCGACGCTTCTCGACGACGGCGTGACGCTCCTGAGAACCCGGCTGCCCGACGCGGTGCGGCGGCTTCGCACCAGGAGAATCGCTCCAACGCGCGCGCCGGTGCCTCGACCACGACCTGCAGGTGAGCCTGGAATAGCCGCGCTCGAGCGCGCGGAAAAGATCGCACTCGACGTTCGGTAG
- a CDS encoding leucyl aminopeptidase, protein MAPEIQLSAAAVADFSTALLAVAMDENPGAATLEDLDRALGGELQRSIAAREFRGARDELLQFTGTANGARRIMLVGMGKPGDRAGGLRRAAAVAARQARKLGSGDLGFHAGVLGEREVEAVTTGLLAGAWEYKDLKSPPPEEERRAPLARVTILADDNPENRAAMDAGQAIGAGHSLARTLAMMPGNLCTPQFLADTAKQIADRHGLKLTVLGRAEMTAEGMGSFLSVAQGTPQDPKLIALEYAGGKPGEKPVTLVGKGLCFDSGGISIKPAQSMEDMKFDMCGAAGVLGAFDAICRMKIPVNVVGLIGATTNMPSGTAVNPGDVVKSHLGKYIEVINTDAEGRLVLADVLSYARRFDPAVVIDAATLTGACVIALGHTATGVFGLDDALIGEVIAAGKRAGEPGWSMPLWDEYRDLIKSDVADIKNSGGRPAGAITAAMFLKEFTESYPWVHLDIAGTAYSDADLGAIPKGPTGIPTGTFIEFVRGRVT, encoded by the coding sequence GTGGCACCCGAGATTCAGCTCAGCGCCGCCGCAGTCGCGGACTTTTCGACCGCTCTCCTCGCTGTTGCGATGGACGAGAACCCCGGCGCCGCGACGCTCGAGGATCTCGACCGCGCGCTGGGAGGCGAGCTGCAGCGCTCAATCGCTGCGCGCGAGTTCCGTGGGGCACGGGATGAATTGCTGCAGTTCACCGGCACAGCAAACGGGGCGCGCCGTATCATGCTCGTCGGGATGGGAAAACCAGGCGACAGAGCTGGTGGTCTGCGGCGCGCGGCGGCAGTGGCTGCGCGACAAGCCCGTAAGCTCGGGTCAGGAGACCTTGGATTTCACGCCGGCGTTCTAGGCGAGCGCGAAGTCGAGGCCGTAACAACCGGCTTGCTCGCCGGAGCGTGGGAGTACAAGGATCTGAAGAGCCCACCTCCGGAGGAGGAGCGGCGTGCACCGCTCGCGCGCGTAACGATACTCGCGGACGACAATCCCGAGAACCGCGCTGCGATGGACGCAGGACAGGCAATTGGCGCCGGGCATTCTCTGGCGCGCACGCTCGCCATGATGCCCGGCAACCTTTGCACTCCTCAATTCCTCGCTGACACCGCGAAACAGATCGCCGACCGTCACGGCCTCAAGCTAACTGTGCTCGGACGCGCTGAAATGACGGCCGAGGGGATGGGCTCTTTCCTCAGCGTCGCGCAGGGAACACCGCAGGACCCGAAGCTGATCGCCCTCGAATATGCAGGTGGCAAGCCGGGTGAGAAGCCGGTCACGCTCGTCGGGAAGGGGCTGTGCTTCGACAGCGGCGGAATTTCGATCAAGCCCGCGCAGTCGATGGAAGACATGAAGTTCGATATGTGCGGCGCGGCCGGAGTGCTTGGAGCGTTTGACGCGATATGCCGAATGAAGATTCCGGTGAACGTCGTGGGTCTGATCGGTGCGACCACCAACATGCCATCCGGAACGGCAGTCAATCCGGGTGACGTCGTGAAGAGTCATCTCGGCAAATACATCGAGGTCATCAACACTGACGCCGAGGGCCGACTTGTTCTCGCTGACGTTCTCTCGTATGCGCGCCGCTTCGATCCGGCGGTCGTTATCGACGCCGCGACTCTGACCGGAGCGTGCGTCATTGCGCTCGGTCATACGGCGACCGGAGTTTTCGGGCTCGACGACGCTCTCATCGGCGAGGTGATTGCGGCCGGCAAACGCGCCGGTGAGCCGGGCTGGTCCATGCCGCTTTGGGACGAATACCGCGATCTCATCAAGTCGGACGTCGCGGACATCAAGAACTCGGGCGGCCGGCCTGCCGGGGCGATCACAGCGGCAATGTTTCTCAAGGAATTCACGGAGAGCTATCCCTGGGTTCACCTCGACATCGCCGGCACCGCATACTCGGACGCGGACCTTGGCGCGATCCCCAAAGGCCCGACAGGAATTCCAACGGGCACCTTCATCGAGTTCGTGCGGGGAAGGGTGACCTGA
- the icd gene encoding isocitrate dehydrogenase (NADP(+)) has product MADYKLSTVPRNGEPISYADGKLSVPANPIIPFVEGDGTGPDIWRASVRVFDAAVEKAFGGERKIAWMEVYAGEKSFKQFNHWLPNETVDALQEFRVSIKGPLTTPVGTGIRSLNVTLRRVLDLYACIRPVRYFEGVGAPMKEPEKVDIVIFRENTEDVYAGIEWRADSPEAAKLRAYLKTEFGSEIRDKSAIGIKPMSEFGTKRLVEMAISHAIAKNRESVTLVHKGNIMKFTEGAFRDWGYEVAEEKFRDATCTEADVEKKGRDTRADAVIMKDRIADSMFQQLLLRPSEYAVIATPNLNGDYLSDAAAAQVGGLGIAPGGNVGDGMAVFEATHGTAPKYANLDKINPGSVILSGAMMLEYLGWNEAANLVIRGVENAIKAKRVTYDLARQMPGATEVSTSAFGDAVIAGMRQ; this is encoded by the coding sequence ATGGCCGACTATAAACTCTCGACAGTTCCCCGCAACGGCGAGCCGATTTCGTACGCCGACGGAAAGCTCTCCGTGCCTGCTAACCCGATCATTCCCTTCGTTGAAGGCGATGGCACTGGGCCGGACATCTGGCGAGCGTCCGTTCGGGTGTTCGACGCAGCGGTTGAAAAGGCGTTCGGCGGCGAGAGAAAAATCGCGTGGATGGAAGTATACGCCGGCGAAAAATCGTTCAAGCAATTCAATCACTGGCTGCCAAACGAGACCGTCGATGCGCTTCAGGAGTTCCGCGTATCGATAAAGGGTCCGCTGACGACACCTGTCGGAACGGGGATTCGCTCGCTCAACGTGACGCTCCGCCGAGTGCTCGATCTGTATGCGTGCATTCGGCCCGTCAGATATTTCGAGGGCGTGGGAGCCCCCATGAAGGAGCCGGAAAAAGTCGACATCGTGATCTTCCGCGAGAACACTGAGGATGTGTACGCCGGAATTGAATGGCGCGCGGACTCTCCCGAGGCCGCGAAGCTGCGAGCCTACCTGAAAACAGAGTTCGGAAGCGAGATTCGCGACAAGTCCGCCATCGGGATCAAGCCGATGTCGGAGTTCGGCACCAAGCGGCTGGTCGAGATGGCCATCAGCCACGCGATCGCAAAGAACCGCGAGTCGGTGACACTCGTGCACAAAGGCAACATCATGAAGTTCACGGAGGGCGCATTCCGCGACTGGGGTTACGAGGTTGCGGAGGAAAAATTCCGCGACGCGACCTGCACCGAGGCGGATGTGGAGAAAAAGGGCCGCGACACTCGCGCCGACGCCGTCATCATGAAGGATCGCATCGCGGACTCGATGTTCCAGCAGCTTCTGCTGCGCCCGTCGGAGTATGCCGTGATCGCAACTCCGAACCTGAACGGAGACTACCTGTCTGACGCCGCCGCTGCGCAGGTGGGTGGCCTCGGCATCGCGCCCGGTGGAAACGTGGGCGACGGCATGGCCGTGTTCGAAGCAACGCACGGAACTGCTCCAAAATACGCGAACCTCGACAAGATCAATCCGGGCAGTGTGATTCTGTCGGGAGCGATGATGCTCGAGTATCTGGGCTGGAACGAGGCTGCGAATCTCGTAATTCGGGGAGTCGAGAACGCGATCAAGGCCAAGAGGGTGACGTACGACCTTGCGCGCCAGATGCCCGGAGCCACCGAAGTCTCCACATCCGCATTCGGTGACGCAGTGATCGCAGGCATGCGGCAATAG
- a CDS encoding DNA-directed RNA polymerase subunit omega, with the protein MQVFIPNDIAKHATNKYLGVLVAAKFARVINEFPRDRSAAGEKKLTTRALEELARGEIEYRVIPRRRTE; encoded by the coding sequence ATGCAGGTTTTCATACCGAACGACATTGCCAAGCATGCCACGAACAAGTATCTGGGCGTTCTGGTGGCTGCGAAGTTTGCGCGCGTGATCAATGAATTTCCCCGCGACCGCTCAGCCGCTGGCGAGAAGAAGCTCACGACGCGGGCGCTCGAGGAGCTTGCGCGCGGTGAGATCGAGTATCGCGTCATCCCGCGGCGCCGCACGGAGTAG
- the gmk gene encoding guanylate kinase, with translation MSGFPLILSSPSGAGKTTIARELLRRRHDLGYSVSCTTRPPRPAEIDGTDYFFLTPEAFLAAREKNEFAESAEVHQHLYGTLRREVDRVLASGRDVVMDIDVQGTRQFIEAYPRSVLVFVLPPNAGVLLERLKARGTENVQSLDRRLRTAVAELKAVGMYHYVVVNDDLDRAVEAVSKIVDAERMRTSRIARLGERVGELVVGLEGEIENNKRSS, from the coding sequence GTGAGCGGTTTTCCACTCATTCTTTCATCACCATCCGGGGCCGGCAAAACCACCATCGCGCGCGAGCTTCTGAGGCGCCGTCACGACCTGGGATACTCAGTATCATGCACCACCCGGCCCCCGAGGCCAGCCGAAATCGACGGAACCGATTACTTTTTCCTGACGCCCGAGGCGTTCCTCGCCGCCCGCGAAAAAAATGAGTTCGCGGAATCTGCCGAGGTGCACCAGCATCTTTACGGTACGCTGCGCCGGGAAGTCGACCGGGTGCTTGCAAGCGGCCGGGACGTTGTGATGGACATCGACGTGCAGGGGACGCGTCAGTTCATCGAGGCTTACCCGAGGTCGGTGCTTGTTTTCGTGCTCCCTCCCAACGCGGGAGTGCTGCTCGAGCGATTGAAGGCACGGGGAACCGAGAACGTGCAATCGCTCGACAGGCGGCTGCGGACCGCGGTAGCAGAGCTCAAGGCGGTAGGGATGTATCATTATGTAGTGGTGAACGACGATCTCGATCGTGCCGTTGAAGCGGTATCGAAGATCGTGGACGCAGAAAGGATGCGCACATCGAGGATTGCCCGGCTGGGCGAGCGAGTGGGAGAGCTCGTCGTCGGCCTCGAGGGTGAAATCGAAAACAACAAGAGGAGCAGTTAG
- a CDS encoding serine/threonine-protein kinase, whose product MYYVMPFVDGESLRDRMNRDKILPIEDALRIASEVATALDFAHRKNIIHRDIKPENILLQEGHALIADFGIARAVNSMNTAALTQTGMSLGTPTYMGPEQAFAEKDIDGRTDEYGLACVLYEMATGAPPFTGPNAQAREVPKAEPSTRKYIIAAAAAAVLLIVSLVAWQLF is encoded by the coding sequence CTGTACTACGTCATGCCTTTCGTCGACGGAGAGTCACTGCGCGACAGAATGAACCGCGACAAGATTCTTCCGATCGAGGACGCGCTGCGCATCGCGAGCGAAGTGGCCACCGCACTCGACTTCGCCCACCGGAAGAACATTATCCACCGCGATATCAAGCCGGAGAACATTCTTTTACAGGAAGGTCACGCACTGATTGCGGATTTCGGAATCGCGAGGGCGGTGAACAGTATGAACACCGCAGCGTTGACCCAGACCGGCATGTCGCTGGGCACTCCGACCTACATGGGCCCGGAGCAGGCGTTCGCGGAAAAGGATATCGACGGCCGAACAGACGAGTACGGCCTGGCGTGCGTTCTCTACGAGATGGCGACGGGGGCCCCTCCCTTCACCGGACCGAACGCGCAGGCGCGCGAGGTTCCTAAAGCAGAGCCATCGACACGGAAATACATCATCGCCGCCGCGGCAGCCGCGGTCCTGCTGATCGTCAGCCTCGTAGCGTGGCAACTCTTTTGA
- a CDS encoding Plug domain-containing protein produces MAGAFFVGVHVTAGAQVVPPPGSEVPIPPKPATDSAVPKRDTIKARFGRSRDPVTADIGPQYSWDREELFASGALTVADLLDRIPGALTFRSGWLASPKFVAVNGAVDRVRIFYDGLELDNLDARTAPLLDLNTVQLWTLERVSVERLGGELRVHLRSWQVERTVPYTRVDVSTGDEDSNLYRGYYGKRFQNGAGVQFAGQQFNTNSARFGGGGDGLSLLGRVGTGGAHWSVDALAIRATRKRVVQPTFGAGQSLPGYSGTQTLAYLRAAWGRIGSGPWVEALASVNRLQEDSRHVTAATAASLRIIPDSADTTSRFQQYVLSGGFARGPARLSAMHRVRSRDGVTTHSPSGRFELDWRYALVSVFAERDGFHGANRADIVARLTPVPFAAITGAVTRSTDTRDELTRGPDINSARIEAGVRVFRTWVSAGFMTRDTALLQPLRVFDTSYVATSAGLRSGSFLAIRGPIIGALGADIIATRWAASDAYRPLQHSRAEINFITSWLSRFPSGNFGIHAAVIHEYRGIARFPVAQGDRTAASSNVFMGLLEIRILRGTISYQVRNLAGLLHQIVPDFYMHRAVNLYGVRWEFWN; encoded by the coding sequence ATGGCCGGGGCGTTTTTCGTCGGAGTGCATGTGACCGCCGGAGCACAGGTCGTTCCGCCGCCCGGAAGTGAAGTGCCGATCCCGCCGAAACCCGCGACCGATTCCGCGGTGCCGAAGCGTGATACGATCAAGGCGCGCTTCGGCCGCTCCCGGGATCCCGTCACCGCGGACATAGGGCCTCAGTACAGCTGGGACCGCGAGGAGCTCTTCGCCAGTGGTGCGTTGACGGTCGCGGACCTACTGGACCGGATTCCCGGAGCGCTTACGTTTCGCAGCGGCTGGCTTGCGTCGCCAAAATTCGTGGCAGTAAACGGTGCCGTCGATCGTGTACGCATTTTCTACGACGGCCTGGAGCTGGACAATCTCGATGCGCGAACCGCGCCTTTGCTCGACCTCAACACCGTGCAGCTCTGGACGCTCGAACGGGTAAGCGTGGAGCGTCTTGGTGGAGAGCTCCGGGTGCATCTACGAAGCTGGCAGGTGGAGCGCACGGTGCCGTACACGAGAGTCGACGTTTCGACCGGCGACGAGGACTCCAACCTTTATCGCGGCTATTACGGCAAGCGCTTTCAGAATGGCGCCGGTGTTCAGTTCGCCGGACAGCAATTCAACACGAACTCGGCTCGCTTCGGCGGCGGTGGTGACGGACTGTCACTGCTGGGGCGCGTCGGAACTGGCGGTGCACACTGGAGCGTAGATGCTCTGGCGATCCGCGCAACGCGCAAACGCGTCGTACAGCCGACATTCGGCGCGGGGCAGTCGCTTCCCGGGTACAGTGGAACGCAGACACTCGCATACCTTCGCGCCGCGTGGGGCCGAATCGGCAGTGGCCCCTGGGTCGAGGCGCTTGCATCGGTGAACCGCCTTCAGGAAGACAGCAGACACGTGACGGCAGCGACGGCTGCATCGCTCCGCATCATTCCCGATAGTGCCGACACGACGAGCCGCTTCCAGCAGTACGTCCTGTCCGGCGGATTCGCGCGCGGACCAGCTCGATTGTCGGCCATGCATCGCGTGCGCAGCCGCGATGGCGTAACAACGCACTCACCCAGCGGCCGCTTCGAGCTCGACTGGCGCTATGCACTGGTGAGCGTCTTTGCCGAGCGTGACGGTTTTCACGGAGCGAATCGCGCGGACATCGTGGCGAGGCTGACACCGGTTCCATTCGCGGCGATCACGGGCGCCGTGACACGCTCGACCGATACTCGTGATGAGCTAACGCGCGGGCCTGATATCAATTCGGCGCGCATAGAAGCTGGGGTAAGGGTTTTCAGAACCTGGGTGTCCGCAGGGTTCATGACCCGGGACACTGCGTTGCTGCAGCCGCTCCGCGTTTTCGATACATCCTACGTGGCGACGAGCGCCGGTCTCAGAAGCGGTAGTTTTCTGGCCATCCGCGGGCCGATCATCGGCGCCCTCGGTGCCGACATCATCGCCACGAGATGGGCAGCGTCCGACGCGTACCGTCCCCTCCAGCACTCGCGCGCCGAGATCAATTTCATCACGAGCTGGTTGTCACGCTTTCCGAGTGGAAACTTCGGAATCCATGCCGCGGTGATTCACGAGTATCGCGGCATCGCGCGCTTTCCGGTCGCCCAGGGCGACCGCACCGCGGCGTCCAGCAATGTTTTCATGGGACTGCTGGAGATTAGAATCCTTCGGGGTACTATCTCGTATCAGGTTCGGAACCTCGCGGGCTTGCTCCACCAGATCGTGCCGGATTTCTACATGCACCGGGCGGTCAATCTGTACGGCGTCAGGTGGGAGTTCTGGAATTGA